The Desulfobacterales bacterium genome includes a region encoding these proteins:
- the glgP gene encoding alpha-glucan family phosphorylase → MTISYSMASADLPEELAELQELALDLRWSWCHAADELWQRIDPELWSTTRNPWLILQVVSRKYLLRLAADPDFTDLLRKLRREQCAAHQRPAWFQQTRPKTDLSAIAYFSMEFGLDESLPIYSGGLGVLAADYLKASSELGIPVIGIGLLYQQGYFRQGLDAQGNQLAFFPYNDPTELPIRPVRNHEGEWLFVEVELPGRILRLRIWQVVVGRVVLYLLDSNDPLNSPADRGITSELYGGNDEMRLQQEIVLGIGGYRVLQALRITPEICHLNEGHAALVVLERARFFMIQHQVPFDVALTATRAGNLFTTHTPVEAGFDRFVPWLFEQYLGEYAADLGIRFNDLLAMGRTGTRGRDSEEPFHMAWLAMHGCGAVNGVSQLHGRVSRGIFQPLFQRWPTGEVPVGHVTNGVHVPSWDSRESDRLWTGTCGKERWRGDLQDLETAIMEVPEARLWEMRTRNRLGMITWLRRRLARQQDLHGPALPRPPAVETIFDPNVLTLGFARRFTSYKRPDLLLHEPRRLARLLVDSDRPVQLVLAGKAHPQDHEGQAMIHAWIGFIREFNLEQRVVFLVDHDLLVAEHLVQGVDLWINTPRRPWEACGTSGMKVLVNGGLNVSELDGWWAEAWNPEVGWSLGDGGLHDNDPAWDAKEAHDLYALLENEIIPAFYQRNARGIPKRWVQLMRHSMAGLTPRFSANRMVREYTEKYYLEMAAAVNLRTTDATIAREINLWKTSLEQHWSRIHFGRLESRTVDKDTTFTIQVYLDDLDPEAVQVELYADSQGEDGAEIYPMTKVKPLTGAVHGYMYTHTVRGQRPATDYTVRVVPFHPDAKVPLEANQILWER, encoded by the coding sequence ATGACGATCTCATACAGCATGGCGTCGGCCGATCTTCCGGAAGAACTGGCCGAACTGCAGGAACTCGCCCTTGACCTGCGCTGGTCCTGGTGCCATGCGGCGGATGAACTGTGGCAACGGATCGACCCCGAACTCTGGAGTACTACCCGTAATCCCTGGCTTATTCTCCAGGTGGTCAGTAGAAAATATCTGCTCCGCTTGGCCGCGGACCCTGATTTTACGGACCTGCTGCGAAAACTGCGCCGGGAACAGTGTGCCGCCCACCAACGGCCGGCCTGGTTCCAGCAGACCCGGCCGAAGACGGATTTGTCCGCAATTGCCTATTTCAGCATGGAGTTCGGCCTGGACGAGTCACTGCCCATCTACTCCGGCGGGCTCGGGGTGCTGGCCGCTGATTATCTCAAGGCCAGCAGTGAACTCGGCATACCCGTCATCGGTATCGGTCTGTTATACCAGCAGGGATATTTTCGCCAGGGGCTGGACGCCCAGGGCAACCAACTGGCCTTCTTCCCTTACAACGATCCCACTGAACTGCCCATCCGGCCGGTACGTAACCATGAGGGCGAATGGCTCTTCGTGGAAGTGGAGTTACCCGGCCGGATACTGCGGCTGCGTATCTGGCAGGTAGTGGTGGGCCGGGTTGTCCTCTATCTCCTGGACAGCAACGACCCGCTCAACAGTCCGGCCGACCGGGGGATCACCAGCGAACTCTATGGCGGCAATGATGAAATGCGGCTGCAGCAGGAGATCGTGCTGGGGATCGGCGGCTACCGTGTCCTGCAGGCCCTGCGGATCACCCCGGAAATCTGTCATCTCAACGAGGGGCACGCGGCCCTTGTCGTTCTGGAACGGGCCCGTTTCTTCATGATCCAACACCAGGTTCCCTTTGACGTGGCCTTGACCGCCACCCGGGCCGGCAACCTGTTTACCACCCATACCCCGGTGGAAGCCGGCTTTGACCGTTTTGTTCCCTGGTTGTTCGAACAATACCTGGGCGAGTATGCCGCAGACCTCGGGATTCGGTTCAATGACCTGCTGGCCATGGGACGAACCGGCACCCGGGGAAGAGACAGCGAAGAACCCTTTCATATGGCCTGGCTGGCCATGCATGGTTGCGGCGCGGTCAACGGGGTCAGCCAACTGCACGGCCGGGTCAGCCGCGGTATATTTCAACCGCTCTTTCAACGCTGGCCGACCGGGGAAGTGCCGGTCGGCCATGTTACCAACGGCGTGCATGTGCCGAGCTGGGACTCCCGGGAATCCGACCGTCTGTGGACCGGGACCTGCGGCAAGGAACGTTGGCGCGGGGACCTGCAGGACCTTGAAACGGCGATCATGGAAGTTCCTGAGGCGCGGTTATGGGAAATGCGGACCCGGAACCGTCTGGGCATGATCACCTGGTTGCGCCGGCGACTGGCCCGGCAACAGGATTTACACGGTCCGGCGCTCCCTCGACCGCCGGCAGTGGAAACGATTTTTGATCCGAATGTTCTGACCCTTGGTTTTGCCCGCCGCTTTACCTCATACAAACGTCCTGATCTGTTGCTGCACGAACCCCGACGGTTGGCGCGCCTGCTCGTTGACAGCGACCGACCGGTACAGCTGGTCCTGGCCGGCAAGGCCCATCCGCAGGACCATGAAGGACAGGCGATGATCCATGCCTGGATCGGTTTTATCCGTGAGTTTAACCTGGAACAGCGAGTTGTTTTCCTGGTTGACCACGATCTGCTGGTTGCGGAACACCTGGTGCAGGGCGTTGATCTCTGGATCAATACCCCGCGTCGTCCCTGGGAGGCCTGTGGCACCAGCGGCATGAAGGTACTGGTCAACGGCGGCCTGAACGTCTCGGAACTGGACGGCTGGTGGGCCGAGGCGTGGAACCCGGAGGTGGGCTGGTCATTGGGGGACGGGGGTCTGCATGATAATGATCCGGCCTGGGACGCTAAAGAGGCTCATGACCTGTATGCCCTGCTGGAGAATGAGATTATTCCCGCCTTTTATCAACGTAACGCCAGGGGGATCCCGAAACGCTGGGTGCAGCTCATGCGGCACAGCATGGCCGGGTTGACCCCCCGTTTTTCCGCTAATCGAATGGTGCGGGAGTATACGGAAAAGTATTATCTCGAAATGGCTGCCGCGGTTAATCTGCGCACCACCGACGCCACGATCGCCCGGGAGATCAATCTCTGGAAAACATCGCTTGAGCAGCACTGGTCCCGCATTCATTTCGGCCGCCTGGAAAGCAGGACCGTTGACAAGGACACCACCTTCACCATCCAGGTCTATCTTGACGATCTCGACCCGGAGGCGGTACAGGTCGAACTATACGCGGATTCCCAGGGAGAAGATGGGGCTGAAATCTATCCGATGACAAAGGTCAAACCCCTTACCGGGGCTGTGCACGGTTATATGTATACCCATACGGTCAGGGGCCAACGGCCGGCAACCGATTATACGGTCCGGGTCGTTCCCTTTCATCCGGATGCAAAGGTCCCGCTGGAGGCCAACCAGATTTTATGGGAGCGCTGA
- the eno gene encoding phosphopyruvate hydratase: MKNRFAIQSITAREILDSRGNPTVEVDCELGDGTRARAAVPSGASTGSREAVELRDGDLKRFRGKGVLQAVANVNEKIAPQIRGMDVRGQARIDQVMITLDGTPNKARLGANAMLGVSLAVARSAARASGLRLFQYLGGPGATRLPVPHMNILNGGVHAHWQGADFQEYMIAPYGASSFRQALEWGSEVYHALQAILEKKGLSVGVGDEGGFAPHVRSNEEPFELITTAITAAGLKPGRDVGIACDPAASEFHEDGRYHLRSEETRLDSEAMAAYYQKLADTYPLVLLEDGMAQDDWDGWKILMRRLGRRMELVGDDLFCTNVNLIARGIKEGAANAVLIKLNQIGTLTETIAATRMARDHGWGAFVSHRSGETVDSFIADMTVALDTGHLKTGAPARGERVEKYNQLLRIEEELGPAAHYAGTGAYVVPPGAADD; this comes from the coding sequence ATGAAGAACAGATTCGCCATTCAATCAATTACGGCCCGTGAAATTCTTGATTCCCGTGGAAATCCGACCGTGGAGGTGGATTGTGAACTTGGGGATGGAACCCGGGCCCGGGCCGCCGTGCCCTCCGGGGCCTCGACCGGCAGCCGTGAGGCCGTGGAGTTGCGCGACGGCGACCTTAAACGGTTTCGCGGCAAGGGGGTGTTGCAGGCCGTGGCCAATGTCAACGAGAAAATAGCGCCACAGATCCGGGGCATGGATGTCCGCGGCCAGGCCCGGATCGATCAGGTCATGATAACGCTGGACGGCACCCCCAACAAGGCTCGACTGGGCGCCAACGCCATGCTCGGGGTGTCACTGGCCGTGGCCCGGTCCGCGGCCCGGGCCAGCGGGCTGCGATTGTTTCAGTACCTCGGCGGTCCAGGGGCGACCCGTTTGCCGGTGCCCCACATGAACATCCTGAATGGCGGTGTCCATGCCCACTGGCAGGGGGCTGATTTCCAGGAATACATGATCGCGCCCTATGGCGCCTCCAGTTTCCGTCAGGCCCTTGAGTGGGGAAGCGAGGTATACCACGCCCTGCAGGCAATACTTGAAAAAAAAGGCCTGTCGGTCGGGGTGGGCGATGAGGGCGGTTTTGCCCCCCACGTCCGTTCCAATGAAGAGCCCTTTGAATTAATTACCACCGCGATTACCGCCGCCGGCCTGAAGCCCGGCCGGGATGTGGGCATTGCCTGCGATCCGGCGGCCAGCGAGTTCCACGAAGACGGCCGCTACCATCTGCGCAGCGAGGAGACAAGGCTGGACTCCGAGGCAATGGCCGCCTATTACCAGAAACTGGCAGATACCTATCCGCTGGTTCTGCTGGAAGACGGGATGGCCCAGGATGACTGGGACGGTTGGAAAATACTCATGCGCCGGCTGGGCCGCCGCATGGAACTGGTCGGCGATGATCTGTTCTGCACCAATGTGAATTTGATTGCCCGCGGCATCAAGGAGGGGGCGGCCAACGCGGTGTTGATCAAGCTCAACCAGATCGGCACCCTGACCGAGACGATCGCCGCCACCCGGATGGCGCGTGACCACGGCTGGGGCGCCTTTGTCTCGCATCGCTCCGGGGAAACAGTGGACAGTTTCATCGCCGACATGACCGTGGCCCTGGATACCGGTCACCTCAAGACCGGGGCCCCGGCCCGGGGTGAACGGGTGGAAAAATACAACCAGTTGCTGCGGATCGAGGAGGAGTTGGGGCCCGCGGCCCACTATGCCGGAACCGGCGCCTATGTTGTCCCGCCCGGAGCGGCGGACGATTGA
- a CDS encoding MBL fold metallo-hydrolase — MSSRLPLSFIKSAHASARGDSTPVQTQGLSLREIALAKLHHANGRFRNPFSGVAQGSPWPVIKWKLFSRNRFKALYADERVVPVSIDWEPVRQNNGLSVTFLKHASVMIKDQDKYLLVDPAFFSPSRFIKDFTPLAFDIGEMPRPHHLLITHGHYDHLDIPTLNSLPRETHLITPLGYDETFNELEMKQRIRMDWFDTFEEGDREITLLPCNHWTMRNPLTGPDRSLWGSYLIKTATGPVIYVSGDTGYFDGFREIGEQFPIDLAIINLGAYEPRWLMGPTHMNPAEAVQAFKELGAERLLIVHWGSYRLGDEPVHLPLIEVRRELEKQGLLDRLVPLNHGETLFGL, encoded by the coding sequence ATGTCAAGTCGTTTGCCGTTGTCCTTTATCAAGTCCGCCCATGCCTCTGCAAGGGGGGACTCTACCCCTGTCCAGACCCAAGGGCTCAGCCTCAGGGAGATCGCCCTTGCAAAACTTCATCATGCGAACGGCCGGTTCCGCAACCCCTTCTCCGGGGTGGCCCAGGGAAGCCCGTGGCCGGTGATAAAATGGAAACTGTTTTCCAGAAACCGGTTCAAGGCCCTGTACGCTGACGAGCGCGTTGTTCCCGTTTCCATAGACTGGGAGCCTGTAAGGCAAAACAATGGGCTTTCCGTCACCTTTCTCAAGCATGCCAGCGTAATGATCAAGGACCAGGATAAATATCTCCTGGTGGATCCCGCCTTTTTCAGCCCCTCCCGGTTTATCAAGGATTTTACCCCGCTGGCCTTTGACATCGGGGAAATGCCCCGGCCACACCATCTTCTGATTACCCATGGTCATTACGACCACCTGGATATACCGACACTTAATTCATTGCCAAGAGAAACCCACCTGATCACGCCGCTGGGCTACGATGAAACTTTTAATGAACTTGAGATGAAACAACGTATCCGGATGGATTGGTTTGATACTTTTGAAGAGGGGGACCGGGAAATCACGCTGCTGCCCTGCAACCACTGGACCATGCGTAATCCCCTGACCGGTCCCGACCGGTCGTTATGGGGTTCCTATCTGATCAAGACCGCCACCGGGCCGGTGATTTATGTTTCAGGAGATACCGGTTATTTTGATGGCTTCCGTGAGATCGGCGAACAATTTCCCATTGACCTTGCGATTATCAACCTTGGCGCCTATGAGCCCCGCTGGCTCATGGGTCCCACGCACATGAACCCGGCCGAGGCGGTTCAAGCCTTTAAGGAACTGGGCGCGGAACGCCTGCTCATTGTTCACTGGGGATCATATCGTCTGGGGGACGAACCCGTTCATCTGCCGTTGATCGAGGTTCGCCGGGAGCTGGAGAAACAGGGTCTCCTGGATCGCCTGGTGCCGCTCAACCATGGCGAGACCCTTTTTGGCCTGTAA